The following are encoded in a window of Sphaerisporangium siamense genomic DNA:
- a CDS encoding HAD family hydrolase, translating into MDAVFFDMDGLLVDTEKLWFQVESDVMRRLGAAWTQADQENLVGGSMPATVAYMLRVAGSDRDPAEIEAWMLDGVLALLAEGFDVMPGALELLGEIRAAGVPTGLVTSSARLMADAVLNGVGREHFDIVVTGDDVRNFKPAPEPYLLAAERVGVPPARCVALEDSPNGVAAATAAGCAVVAVPSVVPVPPAPRRLVVESLKQVDVAALRALAAS; encoded by the coding sequence GTGGACGCGGTCTTCTTCGACATGGACGGGCTTCTCGTGGACACCGAGAAGCTCTGGTTTCAGGTCGAGTCCGACGTCATGCGACGTCTGGGGGCCGCGTGGACCCAGGCCGACCAGGAGAACCTGGTCGGCGGTTCCATGCCGGCGACGGTGGCGTACATGCTGAGGGTCGCCGGGTCGGACCGTGATCCCGCCGAGATCGAGGCGTGGATGCTCGACGGCGTGCTCGCCCTGCTGGCGGAGGGCTTCGACGTGATGCCCGGCGCGCTGGAGCTGCTGGGCGAGATCCGCGCGGCGGGGGTGCCCACGGGGCTGGTCACCTCCTCCGCCCGGCTGATGGCGGACGCGGTGCTGAACGGCGTCGGCCGCGAGCACTTCGACATCGTCGTCACCGGGGACGACGTGCGGAACTTCAAGCCCGCTCCCGAGCCGTACCTGCTGGCGGCGGAGCGGGTGGGCGTGCCGCCGGCGCGGTGCGTGGCGCTGGAGGACTCCCCGAACGGCGTCGCCGCCGCCACCGCCGCGGGGTGCGCGGTCGTGGCGGTCCCGAGCGTCGTGCCCGTCCCGCCCGCTCCGAGGCGCCTGGTCGTCGAGTCGCTGAAGCAGGTGGACGTGGCGGCGCTGCGCGCGCTCGCCGCCTCCTGA
- a CDS encoding cellulose synthase, producing the protein MSFDQIAWLPLCGGLTAVGLVLSFLAFRRRGAASGLRLAAWSLIPIAAYLTGALATLWKMGTAAVGFVTGLVFSPTVWAGVAVTGLAVVLYLVSGVMLGRGAARQRSGKKAAPEPVPDAAGAPAVSAGAPTQPNRPPLPRRRPAAAAAPADDDLSDIEEILKRRGIS; encoded by the coding sequence ATGTCGTTCGACCAGATCGCCTGGCTTCCGCTGTGCGGGGGACTGACCGCCGTCGGCCTGGTGCTCAGCTTTCTGGCGTTCCGCAGGCGGGGGGCGGCGTCCGGCCTGCGCCTGGCCGCGTGGTCGCTGATCCCGATCGCCGCCTACCTGACCGGCGCGCTGGCCACGTTGTGGAAGATGGGCACGGCCGCGGTGGGCTTCGTCACGGGGCTGGTGTTCTCGCCGACGGTGTGGGCGGGCGTGGCCGTGACGGGGCTGGCCGTCGTGCTGTACCTGGTGTCCGGCGTCATGCTGGGCCGGGGCGCCGCACGGCAGCGCTCCGGGAAGAAGGCCGCTCCCGAGCCCGTCCCTGACGCCGCGGGGGCCCCGGCGGTGAGCGCGGGCGCGCCGACGCAGCCGAACCGGCCGCCGCTGCCCCGCCGCCGTCCCGCCGCCGCGGCGGCGCCCGCCGACGACGACCTGTCGGACATCGAAGAGATCCTCAAGCGCCGCGGCATCAGCTAG
- a CDS encoding ABC transporter permease, producing MTAPLDASSKELEASPEAVLDGPAKAIQGRSLGQIAWMRLKRDRIAVVGGVVIVLLILIAIFAPLLVSWLGHPPAEWHREKIDPAIQAPIGSFGGMSWDFLFGVEPTTGRDLFSRVLYGARISLLIAFFATLLCVMLGTLLGMIAGFFGGWVDMIISRLMDIFLAFPLLVFALALAGVIPDKAFGLSGDTLRITLLVFIIGFFNWPYIGRIIRGQTLSLREREFVDASRSLGARSHTILFKEILPNLLAPILVYATLLIPTNILFEAALSFLGVGVRPPTPTWGGMLADAVHNYQVAPNYMIFPGLAIFITVLSFNLLGDGLRDAFDPKAR from the coding sequence ATGACCGCACCGCTCGACGCCTCCAGCAAGGAGCTGGAGGCCTCGCCGGAGGCCGTGCTGGACGGGCCGGCCAAGGCGATCCAGGGCCGGTCGCTCGGACAGATCGCATGGATGCGGCTCAAGCGCGACCGCATCGCCGTGGTCGGCGGAGTGGTGATCGTTCTACTGATCCTCATCGCGATCTTCGCGCCGCTGCTGGTGTCGTGGCTGGGACACCCGCCCGCGGAGTGGCACCGAGAGAAGATCGACCCCGCCATCCAGGCTCCCATCGGCTCCTTCGGCGGCATGAGCTGGGACTTCCTGTTCGGCGTCGAGCCGACCACCGGCCGTGACCTGTTCAGCCGGGTCCTCTACGGCGCGCGCATCTCGCTGCTGATCGCGTTCTTCGCCACCCTGCTGTGCGTGATGCTCGGCACGCTGCTCGGGATGATCGCGGGCTTCTTCGGCGGCTGGGTCGACATGATCATCAGCCGGCTGATGGACATCTTCCTCGCCTTCCCGCTGCTGGTGTTCGCGCTGGCGCTGGCGGGGGTGATCCCCGACAAGGCGTTCGGCCTCTCGGGGGACACGCTGAGGATCACGCTGCTCGTGTTCATCATCGGCTTCTTCAACTGGCCCTACATAGGCCGGATCATCCGGGGCCAGACGCTGTCCCTGCGGGAACGTGAGTTCGTCGACGCCTCCAGGAGCCTGGGCGCGCGCAGCCACACGATCCTGTTCAAGGAGATCCTCCCCAACCTGCTGGCGCCGATCCTCGTCTACGCGACGCTGCTGATCCCGACGAACATCCTGTTCGAGGCCGCGCTGTCGTTCCTCGGGGTCGGCGTCCGGCCGCCCACCCCGACCTGGGGAGGCATGCTGGCCGACGCGGTGCACAACTATCAGGTGGCGCCCAACTACATGATCTTCCCCGGTCTCGCGATCTTCATCACCGTGCTGTCGTTCAACCTGCTCGGTGACGGCCTGAGGGACGCCTTCGATCCCAAGGCCCGATGA
- a CDS encoding ABC transporter substrate-binding protein — protein MNLKSKASAVVATAGLALVVAACGGGGGGAKSGSSGGGDAAPSSKFNAGVEQIVNPSEKTGGTLRMGMPGDFDSVDPGDMYYGYAWNFARLYSRALTMFKPVPGQEGLQLVPDLAEELGKPSDGGKTWTYKLRAGVKFEDGTPITSKDVKYAVARSLDKDILPSGPTYFNDWIDAGDYKGPYKDKGKIDGWKGIETPDDRTIVFHLKKAYGGFDYFAMLPQTAPVPAAKDTGSKYKEHPVASGPYMFKSHELGKRIELVKNTNWDPASDPNRKQLNDSIEVLLGQNEDDLDQRLLSGKIDVKVNSTGVGANARKSVLTDDKRKQYSDSAPIARTWFTNINGDVPPFDNVHCRKAVMYAADRSAIQGVYGGPDAGGDVALSLMPSTMTGYKKIDPYGVEAHPTGDIDKAKQELTACGQPNGFSTSISFRNERAAEKQTAEALQQSLGKIGIKLELKGYPQGDYFKLYAGKPEFATKNNLGLMVYGWGADYPEGFGFFQQIVDSRVIRPAGNTNLTVKDPEIDKLIDQAAGETDAAKRNDVWAQVDAKVMDDAFILPYVWAHGLFYRPPTLKNVFVSQNWGTYEYLTLSTQ, from the coding sequence ATGAACCTCAAATCCAAGGCGTCGGCGGTGGTGGCCACCGCGGGCCTCGCCCTGGTGGTGGCCGCCTGCGGTGGTGGCGGCGGCGGTGCCAAGAGCGGCTCCAGCGGCGGCGGTGACGCGGCTCCCTCCAGCAAGTTCAACGCCGGAGTCGAGCAGATCGTGAACCCCTCGGAGAAGACGGGCGGCACGCTCCGCATGGGCATGCCGGGCGACTTCGACTCCGTCGACCCGGGCGACATGTACTACGGCTACGCGTGGAACTTCGCGCGTCTCTACAGCCGCGCGCTCACCATGTTCAAGCCGGTGCCGGGACAGGAGGGCCTCCAGCTCGTCCCCGACCTCGCCGAAGAGCTCGGCAAGCCGAGCGACGGCGGCAAGACCTGGACGTACAAGCTCCGCGCGGGCGTGAAGTTCGAGGACGGCACCCCGATCACGTCCAAGGACGTGAAGTACGCCGTCGCCCGCTCCCTCGACAAGGACATCCTCCCGAGCGGCCCCACCTACTTCAACGACTGGATCGACGCCGGCGACTACAAGGGCCCGTACAAGGACAAGGGCAAGATCGACGGCTGGAAGGGCATCGAGACCCCCGACGACCGGACCATCGTCTTCCACCTGAAGAAGGCGTACGGCGGTTTCGACTACTTCGCGATGCTCCCGCAGACGGCTCCCGTGCCGGCGGCCAAGGACACCGGCTCCAAGTACAAGGAGCACCCGGTCGCCAGCGGCCCCTACATGTTCAAGTCGCACGAGCTGGGCAAGCGGATCGAACTGGTCAAGAACACCAACTGGGACCCGGCCAGCGACCCCAACCGCAAGCAGCTCAACGACTCCATCGAGGTGCTGCTGGGCCAGAACGAGGACGACCTCGACCAGCGCCTGCTCTCCGGCAAGATCGACGTCAAGGTGAACAGCACCGGCGTCGGCGCCAACGCGCGCAAGAGCGTCCTGACCGACGACAAGCGCAAGCAGTACTCCGACTCCGCGCCGATCGCGCGCACCTGGTTCACCAACATCAACGGTGACGTGCCGCCGTTCGACAACGTCCACTGCCGCAAGGCCGTGATGTACGCCGCGGACCGCTCGGCCATCCAGGGCGTCTACGGCGGCCCCGACGCCGGTGGCGACGTCGCCCTCAGCCTCATGCCGTCCACGATGACCGGTTACAAGAAGATCGACCCCTACGGCGTCGAGGCCCACCCCACCGGTGACATCGACAAGGCCAAGCAGGAACTGACGGCCTGCGGCCAGCCCAACGGCTTCAGCACCAGCATCTCCTTCCGCAACGAGCGGGCCGCCGAGAAGCAGACCGCCGAGGCGCTGCAGCAGTCGCTCGGCAAGATCGGCATCAAGCTGGAGCTCAAGGGTTACCCCCAGGGCGACTACTTCAAGCTGTACGCCGGCAAGCCCGAATTCGCCACGAAGAACAACCTGGGCCTCATGGTCTACGGCTGGGGCGCCGACTACCCCGAGGGCTTCGGCTTCTTCCAGCAGATCGTCGACAGCCGGGTCATCCGTCCCGCGGGCAACACCAACCTCACGGTGAAGGACCCGGAGATCGACAAGCTCATCGACCAGGCGGCCGGCGAGACCGACGCGGCCAAGCGCAACGACGTCTGGGCGCAGGTCGACGCGAAGGTCATGGACGACGCGTTCATCCTTCCGTACGTGTGGGCGCACGGCCTGTTCTACCGGCCGCCCACGCTGAAGAACGTCTTCGTCAGCCAGAACTGGGGCACCTACGAGTACCTCACGCTGAGCACCCAGTAA
- a CDS encoding ABC transporter permease, whose amino-acid sequence MVTYIVRRLIAAVMLLFVVSIATFAIFFLVPRLAGMSADDLASRYVGKAANAQVIHDTAIRLGFYDPLAVQYGRFVKGIFVGIERNYGPGVEHCPAPCFGYSYVTQNPVLPDLLDRIPITLSLALGAAVVWVVFGVATGVVSALRRGSFFDRLSMGIALAGVSLPIFFTGIVSLAIFRDQLGLVGDVADWVPFSESPAIWAQNLILPWVTLAFLYAAGYARLTRAGMLETMSEDYIRTARAKGLPERVVVVKHGLRATLTPVLTMFGLDLGLLLGGAVLTESTFSLPGMGKYAVDAISNNDLPQVMGVTLLAAAFIIVANLVVDLLYAVVDPRVRLA is encoded by the coding sequence GTGGTCACATACATCGTCAGACGGTTGATAGCGGCCGTCATGCTGCTCTTCGTGGTGAGCATCGCGACGTTCGCCATCTTCTTTCTCGTGCCTCGGCTCGCGGGGATGTCTGCTGACGACCTCGCTTCCCGGTACGTGGGCAAGGCGGCCAACGCCCAGGTCATCCACGACACGGCCATCAGGCTGGGCTTCTACGACCCGCTGGCCGTGCAGTACGGGCGGTTCGTGAAGGGCATCTTCGTGGGGATCGAGAGGAACTACGGCCCCGGTGTGGAGCACTGCCCCGCCCCCTGCTTCGGCTACTCCTACGTCACCCAGAACCCCGTGCTGCCGGACCTGCTCGACCGCATCCCGATCACGCTCTCGCTGGCCCTCGGGGCCGCGGTCGTCTGGGTGGTGTTCGGCGTGGCGACGGGAGTGGTGTCGGCCCTCCGGCGCGGCAGCTTCTTCGACCGCCTGTCCATGGGCATCGCGCTGGCCGGGGTCTCGCTGCCCATCTTCTTCACCGGCATCGTCTCCCTGGCGATCTTCCGCGACCAGCTCGGGCTGGTGGGCGACGTCGCCGACTGGGTGCCGTTCTCCGAATCGCCGGCCATCTGGGCGCAGAACCTCATCCTGCCGTGGGTGACGCTCGCGTTCCTGTACGCCGCCGGTTATGCGCGGCTCACCAGGGCGGGCATGCTGGAGACCATGTCGGAGGACTACATCCGCACGGCCCGGGCGAAGGGGCTTCCCGAGCGGGTCGTGGTGGTCAAGCACGGTCTGCGCGCCACCCTGACCCCCGTGCTCACCATGTTCGGCCTCGACCTCGGCCTGCTGCTCGGCGGCGCCGTGCTCACCGAGAGCACCTTCTCGCTGCCCGGCATGGGCAAGTACGCCGTGGACGCCATCAGCAACAACGACCTTCCCCAGGTGATGGGGGTGACGCTGCTCGCCGCCGCGTTCATCATCGTGGCCAACCTAGTAGTCGACCTGCTCTACGCGGTCGTGGACCCGAGGGTGAGGCTTGCGTGA
- a CDS encoding ABC transporter ATP-binding protein, which translates to MTGTAFLDVENLSIHFPTDDGLVKSVDGLSFKLERGKTLGIVGESGSGKSVTSLGILGLHKGGRAKISGEIWLDGEELVAASPEHVRTLRGKKMAMIFQDPLSAMHPYYTVGAQIIEAYRIHHKVSKAVARKHAIDMLGRVGIPQPDRRVDSYPHEFSGGMRQRAMIAMALSCDPELLIADEPTTALDVTVQAQILDLMRDLQQEFNSALIIITHDLGVVAELSDDILVMYAGKCIEYGAAEDIFERPEHPYTWGLLGSMPRLDRERADRLLPIKGTPPSLINVPSGCAFHPRCAFEPRTGGRGKTEVPQLLETEGGHLVRCHMSREERRAAWENEIKPTLESV; encoded by the coding sequence GTGACAGGGACCGCGTTTCTCGACGTCGAGAACCTGAGCATCCACTTCCCGACCGACGACGGCCTGGTCAAGTCCGTGGACGGGCTGTCCTTCAAGCTGGAGCGCGGGAAGACCCTCGGCATCGTCGGGGAGTCCGGCTCGGGCAAGAGCGTGACGAGCCTCGGCATCCTCGGCCTGCACAAGGGCGGGCGCGCGAAGATCTCGGGCGAGATCTGGCTGGACGGCGAGGAGCTCGTCGCCGCCTCCCCCGAGCACGTGCGCACGCTGCGCGGCAAGAAGATGGCGATGATCTTCCAGGATCCGCTGTCGGCCATGCACCCCTACTACACGGTCGGCGCGCAGATCATCGAGGCGTACCGCATCCACCACAAGGTGAGCAAGGCCGTCGCGCGCAAGCACGCCATCGACATGCTCGGCCGCGTCGGCATCCCGCAGCCGGACCGGCGCGTGGACAGCTATCCGCACGAGTTCTCCGGCGGCATGCGCCAGCGGGCGATGATCGCCATGGCGCTGTCGTGCGACCCCGAACTGCTGATCGCCGACGAGCCGACGACCGCGCTGGACGTCACCGTGCAGGCCCAGATCCTGGACCTCATGCGCGACCTGCAGCAGGAGTTCAACTCCGCGCTGATAATCATCACCCACGACCTCGGCGTCGTGGCCGAGCTGTCGGACGACATCCTGGTGATGTACGCCGGCAAGTGCATCGAGTACGGCGCGGCCGAGGACATCTTCGAGCGGCCCGAGCACCCCTACACCTGGGGGCTGCTGGGCTCGATGCCCCGGCTCGACCGCGAGCGCGCCGACCGCCTGCTCCCGATCAAGGGCACTCCGCCCTCCCTGATCAACGTGCCGTCCGGCTGCGCCTTCCACCCCCGCTGCGCGTTCGAGCCGCGCACCGGCGGCCGAGGGAAGACCGAGGTGCCCCAGCTCCTGGAGACCGAGGGAGGCCACCTGGTGCGCTGCCACATGTCGCGCGAGGAACGCCGCGCCGCCTGGGAGAACGAGATCAAGCCGACCCTGGAGTCCGTGTGA